A window of Ananas comosus cultivar F153 linkage group 11, ASM154086v1, whole genome shotgun sequence genomic DNA:
CACAAGGCTACAGGGTACCATAAACCCTGGGACAACAAAATTTAAAGGGCCTTGTTGCATTTATCTTGTGTCAGAAATAGTATATGGGTACCCCCACCAGATACCATGAAGTTTATTTTGATAAGTCAAAATTTAAGTCAGATATTTTAAGTCTGATTCATAGactatagttaaaaatatatttactttaaatagtttattttgatattattaatgtaaatttattgaattgtaaagataatattatttatataatattttctagTTAAAACTGAAAAAgcgcaaataatttttttttttataaattgcaGGGGCTACTACCGATGCACCCACAAAAACACGCAGGGTTGCGCCGCCTCAAAACAGGTCCAACGAACGGACGAGGACCCAACGGTCTACGACGTCACCTACCACGGGGTCCACACGTGCCAACAGAGGCCCCACCCCCTCCCCGCACGTGCGAAGGACCATGAGCAAATTACCCACCGTGGCCCGGCCCACGTCGGCCCACTCCACCCTCTCCGACCGGGCCTCGCCGTTAAGACCGAAGGCGCTTTCGGCCCGTCGTCGGCCCACGAACAGTTGAATTTTGTCCCCTTCGCATTTCCCTCCACAACTATTGagagcagcaacaacaacaacaacaacaacaacatctaTTTCTCATCTCACGCCTGGGAGGATTGCTTTCCGGCGGCCACCGTCGGCGGTGGATTCTCTCCGTCCTTCGCCTCCCCGGCCACCTCCGAGTCGAACTACTTCTCCCCGCCTTTAAGAGGGCTCAGGCTTCATAAGTCGGAGTCTGACCTCACTGAGGTGATCTCCGCGGCCACATCCACGACCAATTCGCCGATGGCGGACATGGATTTTATGCTCGACGGACTCGAGTTGCACCCGAGTTTCCATCTTGATGCTTCTAGCTTCTTCTCATGAACTTTGCACTTAGGGGCGCATAAGTAGATATGGCCAAGtaattttggcttttttttagGCTTTATATAGGTTGAATATGTATGCATGGTAGGTATTCTTTGCTATGATGGTTCCTTTCTTAAGGagagcttttttttcttttaggggATTTCTATGTCTTCTTTTGGACTAATTAAGTCACGAGGAGTAATGATTGTAGTGACAAAGATTTAGGTGATTTAATCATgtcttttttccaaaaaatgtAAGCTTGTTGTATAATCAAGTTGGTGGTTTGCACTTCTTCTAGAGTAATAACTTTGGTAGCTGAGTATATACTTAGCAATGCAGTTAATGAATTAGTTTTACACATACAACAGTATTATGGCGTCCACTCTGAAAAACTGATAGAATTATTCTTAGTAATTACACaccaatttgttaaaaaagtTTATCATCATCAATGACTTGAAATACTATacgaacaaaatttttttttttttttttttttttttgagaaataggtagcaagctacctgcttcattcattaggtaaaATGAACTGGGCATACAAGTTGGAAGCAGCTTAGGCCTCCGAGAGGTCGGCAAaacacaaaattaaattaaaagcaaaagaaagagGGAGGGAGATCAAAGTCCCAACGGGGAGTGGAGCAGGGGGTGGAGGTACAAGAGGGGCGTCAGAGCAATGTGGTCCAGTCGTCGATCAGTTGTTTGAGACGTTCTAAAGATCGAGCAACATTGGGCGACTTTCCGTTGAAGACGTAGTTGTTTCTGTCCGTCCAAATTACCTACCAGGTCGCAGCCAGGACAATCAGGCGATGTTTTCTCGACGATTCGACGGCGATTTCTGTAGTTTCGGCCCAGAGTCCTCTAGCGTCGGCTGAGCTGGCGTTGTTTGCGTCCAGTCCTCCTGTATTGAGGAGGAGAAATCGAAGATAAACGCAATCGTTGAAGAGGTGGTCACAGCTTTCCGTGAGGACTGCGCAGAAGGCACAGTTCGGGTCTACATGCATGCCTCTGATGAGCAATCTGTCGGCAGTGGGTAATCTTTTTCGAAGGAGTAGCCAAAtgaagattttaattttaacggGGATTTTTAGCTTCCAGATATGCTGATTCGTCGGGGCACGCAACCCAGCGTCCGTGATGGTCTGGTAAAGGGATTTAACCGTGAATAATTGATTGGAGGTCCATCGCCATTTGACCGAGTCCTTACTGGCGCATGGTCGGAGGTCTCGGAGCAAGTCTTTAAGCAGCGACAGCTGTCTGCGACTTTCAGTAGAGCGAGCGGTCGTGAAGCCACGACAGATAAAGCGCCATCTCCAGCCGCTTTGGTTCCAACATTGGGAGATCCGGGCTTCCTTATTGCAGATGTTCGAGAAGATAATCGGGAATAGGGTACGAAGAGGGGCTTCTCCAATCCAGATGTCGGACCACATCCTGATATTTTTTCCGTCTCCGAGCTCGTAGGTTACTCCACATGAGAAGATATCTCGACAATAGAGCACGCTTTTCCACCACTGCGAATAGGGAACGAAGGCTCTGCCCTCCAGCAATGGCTTTCGTCTGACGTAGTAGAGGGATCTAAGCAATTTACACCAAAGGAGGTCTGGGTTGGTAAAGtaacgccaccaccatttggttaagaTTGCCAGATTCATAGAGTTTAGTTCTAAGATTCCAAGTCCGCCTTCTCGTTTACTTTTGCATACTGTATTCCAGTTGACGAGACAAGCACCACCAGTGATTTTGGAGCACCCCTTCCAGAAGAAGGCTCTTTTGAGGCCCTCTAATCGATTTATCACCTACTTTGGCGCCCTAAAGATGGAAAAGTAGAATAGTGGCAGGTTGGTGAGAACCGAGTTGACGAGCGTGAGTCTTCCCCCTAGCGATAGTAGTTTGGCTTTCCAGCCTTCTATTCTCGCCTCAACACGATTGATGACCACAGCCCAGTCTTCCTTGCGAAGTTGCTTATTGTGAAGTGGTAGGCCCAAATAGCGAAGCGGTAGGCGTCCCACTTGGCATCCCAAAATGTTCGCAAGTCTAGTGGCCTTACGATGGTTGGGTCCCAAATAGTACAGTTCCGATTTCTCCTTATTGATGCTGAGGCCAGAGGCCCATTCGAATATGTTCCAGAGGAACAGCAGGTTGTGCATAAAACGTTTCCTTGGTTCACAAAAGAAGATAGTGTCGTCGGCGTATTGCAAGAGCACCGTTTGGCAGTCATCAGATGGTCCGATGCCTTGTAGCTGATTATTTCTCCTCGCAGTTTCAGTTAGTCTGGCTAGACAGTCGGCGACCAATAAGAATAGGTACGGGGATAGGGGGTCCCCTTGCCGGAGCCCCTTCATAGGTTTCAACCATTGGGTCGGGACATCGTTTACTAGAATGGCTACTTTAGCATTGCAAATACATTGCTCGATCCATGCCCACCATTTGTCGCTGAAGCCTAGCCAGTGTAGGATACGTTTAAGGAAGGACCATCTGACGTTGTCAAAAACTTTCTCAAAGTCAACCTTGATGCTTGTGCATTCCCTGCCAGATTTAGAGCACCAGTTTACTAGTTCGCTTGCAGTAACGAATGAGTCTGTCAGTAGTCGGTCTTTAAGGAAAGCCGATTGTGTAGAGGAGATAATGAACGGTAGTTTGAGTGCTAATCTGTTGGCCAAGACCTTAGAGATAATTTTCTGAATTCCGTTGATGAGGCTGATGGGTCGGAAGTCCCTAGCTTTGCGCGCGCCCTCCTTTTTTGGTATGAGGCAGAGAAAGGAATAGTCTGTCGGGCCCGTGAAAAGTGTGCCATCATAGAGCTCAGAGAAGACCTTAAGGATGTCGTCCTTGACCACATCCCAGAAGGTTTGGAAGAAAATAAGTAGAAAGCCGTCTGGTCCGGGCGCCTTATCGCAACCTAGTTGGAAGGTGGCAGTCTTGATTTCGTCGAGGGTGAATGGCGTCATTAAGGAGTCAGGATCGAGTAGTCTGTTGGAGTGGTAAAGGCCACTCCAGTCACCGAGTGACGAAGGTTCGTCCGCATGATTCCCAAACATTCGTTTGAAAGATTGGTAGAAGTACGATCTCTTATGCTCTTCATTGGTTATCTGTTGGCCGAAATCATCCTCGATGGCCACTATTGTGATTTCCTCCTCCTCTAGTATTAGTAGGAGGTTTGACTTGAGTTCGGCCCGTTTATCGAAGGTTTCCTTGGGCAAATTTTGCGATTCCTCGAGTTGGTCAATAGCTTGGAGTTCAGATTGCAATTGATTTTTGACCTTGGTGATACTGTGGAAATGGGTCTTGCACCATTCTTTTATCCGGACTCTGCAGTGTCGGAGTTTAGCAGTGATAGATAGGATGGCCGAGCGTTGACCGGTAGTTTCATTCCACCAGACAGGCACGTTTGAAGTAAAGTCCTCCCTGGTAAGCCAAACCCTCTCGAACTGGAACCTACGCGAGGCAGGTGGCGGCCCTGTTGTAAGCACAATCGGGCTATGGTCAGAAGTGATCTTGGGCAGAGCTTTTACCTTGCTGAATGGATAAGAATGATCCCACTTCGTCGAGATGAGAAATCTGTCTAGCTTGGCCAGAGTGGGGCTTTGTTGCATATTAGACCAGGTGAAGTTTTGGTTAGACAAAGGTAGGTCAATAACAGCGAGGCTATTGATTAGATTGGAGAACATGCTCATGGCTTTGAAGCTCCAAGGCTTTCCTTTCCTCTCAGATTGATTCTTGGTGAAATTGAAGACTCCGCAAATTACCCAGTCGGAAGAGCAGGAACTGCTAAAGGAGAGGAGTTCGGCGCAAAATTCTTCTTTGCCGCCCCAGGTTGGCAGCCCGTAGACGTTcgtgataaaaaataatttcctaCTAGCAAGATGAGTCAGGTGGAGAGTTAGCAAGTGTTTACGCACTAAAACTGCATCACAAGAGAAACGTCTAGAACTCCAACAAGTAATTAAGCCCCCAGAAGCCCCGGTTGCGGGAACAAAATGGCACCTGTCGAAACTAGAGCCGCAACAGGAGCGAAGAAAAGACCGGGACACAGAATCCACTTTGGATTCTTGGATACAGACCACATAACTGAAATACTTAGAGATGACCGACCTAACGCAACGACGCTTGACAGGGTCGTTAAGACCACGGACGTTCCAACACAAAATGTTTAACATCAAACTACGACACACACCTAAAGGCATAAAGCGACACACACCAGATAGGCAACGCAGACATCAACACACTACGCCCCGACGTGTATGAACCTGTGAAGATCCGAGGCTTCTGCGTCCGAGAGATCCACCCCGCACAAAAGGCTCTTGGACTTAACTTTCTTCCTAGTCAGTTTGCGTGCCTTGGTCCTGAGTCCAGAAGATGTACCCTCGAGTAAGACGGCTTTTCTGCGCATGGCCCTGCTGAGGGTGGAGTCCGTTTGCGCGTTCCGGAGCCGCGT
This region includes:
- the LOC109717482 gene encoding probable WRKY transcription factor 41 produces the protein MENTFSPLIAELTQIKELMMQLEAQLDQPFPIELSKSMVSKALLATEKSICMANKSSFCCPNCGPEGVSPPHSASGSPRSEGSDHASKFHERREFLKKRKALPTWRSQVKVGAESGFEAPLDDGYSWRKYGQKDILGAKYPRGYYRCTHKNTQGCAASKQVQRTDEDPTVYDVTYHGVHTCQQRPHPLPARAKDHEQITHRGPAHVGPLHPLRPGLAVKTEGAFGPSSAHEQLNFVPFAFPSTTIESSNNNNNNNNIYFSSHAWEDCFPAATVGGGFSPSFASPATSESNYFSPPLRGLRLHKSESDLTEVISAATSTTNSPMADMDFMLDGLELHPSFHLDASSFFS